The following nucleotide sequence is from Methylocella sp..
AGCGCGGCTTTGTGGAATCTGTAATCAAACCGGCCGCTGTAAATAACGAGGATGAAGGCTTCGGCCTAAACGCAGGAGTCAAACGCCACTACTACCGTATCGCCATCCCGCTAAAGGACCTATGGCCGAAATATATCGGCTCCCCGAAGGACGGGTTGCGTATTGAAGTCTTCGAGACTTGGTTGGAAAGGAACTGAAAGATGAAGGCCCACGAGCATGACCATACGCCGGCCCCGGATGCAAGCGATTCACTAAACTACTATGAGATCATGGAGACCGCCATTCGGGAATTGCTTGTAGATAAGCAAGTGATTGGACCGGGGGAGATCCGGCGAATGCTCGAAGTAATGGACTCCCGTGCGCCGGCGCTTGGCGCGAAAATAGTGGCGCGCGCTTGGGTTGATCTGGAATTTCGCGCGCTTTTGCTCGCAGATGGCCGCGCGGCCTGCGAAGCGCTCGGCATCGACTTTTTTGAGGACACTCAACTCATGGTGCTCGAGAATACGGACAAGGTGCACAACATGGTTGTTTGCACGCTCTGCTCTTGCTACCCGCGGGAAATTCTCGAACTGCCGCCGGACTGGTACAAGCTGAAACCATATCGTGCGAGAGCGGTTTTCGAGCCTCGTGCTGTCTTGGCCGAGTTCGGCACGATAATTCCAGACGACGTAGAAATCCGCGTTAGCGATTCGACAGCCATGGTGCGTTTTCTGGTGTTGCCGCAGCGGCCGGAGGGAACCGACGGTTGGAGCGAGGAGAGGCTCGCCGCCTTAGTCACGCGCGACGCCATGATCGGCGTCGTGAAAGCCAGCATTCCGGAGACGGAGCACAAATCCAAATGACCGACTCAGAAAACCTGCTGAAATGGCTTCCGACCGAAATGGGCGGCCTGGAGGGCGGCCCTATCCAACGTGTGGAGCACGAATATGCGCCCTGGGAAAAGCGCTGTCACGCGTTATCCGTTCTTCTCGACATTCACAAGATCATCAGCACTGAAGAAAAGCGCCGCGGGGTCGAGAGTCTCGGGTCCGAAATTATTGGTAAGCTGACTTACTACGAACGATGGATAGTCGCCTTTGCCAACATCCTGTTTCAGAAGCAGATACTCACGCCCGAGGAGCTGTCAAAAAAGATGGCGGAAGTAGAGGATCGTCATTTGGGTCACGCGCATGGCGCTCATGGTTGAATGATTTCCAGAGCGATGGCGCACTGGCGTCGTTGCCCGGGGGAAGGGGGCCTAGAGGTCGCGGTCGGAGGCCGGTCATTGTTCGCCAAAGCGCAACTCTTGGGGGCCTGCGTGCTCGTGCCGCTAAGGATTCGCCCTGAGATGGGCCACGGCCATTAGCGTCACGATCGACCAGACTCGCAAATTCTCCAGGCCTTGAGCGTCCGGGCCGCCGGCGGGCTTCTTGCGTCTGCGGCCATGGCGTTGGCGTCGATCTGGCTTACGGGACCGTGTGCAGCCCTGCAGGCGGCGGACAGCATCGCAGCAAAACCGCGAAAACCGCGAAAACCGCCGCGGCATCGCGACGCAAAAACCTGCGCTGCGGCGAAAGAAACAAGAAGCCGCCCAGAAATGCGTCGCGGCAGTTGCAAAACCCTTTTGACGCTGGTAGCTCAGCGAGCAATTGACGAGCGCATAGCCGATTTAGAGCAACTCATTTGCAATCGGAGGGTCTGGGGTAAAAAAGCGAGTTGGATCATGCGCTTAAGGTTCGCGCGATCCGATCAAATACCGAACGGGCACCGGAATCGGTGTTCATAGGGCCGGCGTAGCACAGCGGTAGTGCAGCGGTTTTGTAAACCGAAGGTCGGGAGTTCGATCCTCTCCGCCGGCACCATCTACCTTCCTTCGGGCCGAGCCCGACGTCAGCAGGATAGTTCGGGCTGCCAAGTCATCGTCGTTCTGGCTGGAATGCAGAACCTCCTGCGGCTCCAGACGTAGCAGCGTCGGGAACTGGACTTCCCCGGCTACGATACCAAGCTAGAGCGGCTGCTGGCGTGATTTACTTGCGCTTATCGAGTTCAACCACCCCAAGTCCATTTAATTAGCGCGGCTTGAATTCGCTTAGCGCTTGTTGTGCAGCATCTCAAGGACGGCCGTGCCTACAGGCACGGCCGTTCCTCTCTTCTCAAGGGCTTGCGCGACGAAGCGCCTGTTCTCAGGCCTTCAGGGTCACCAGACCGCCCATCGCCGGATCCGACATGCTGTCGCGTCCGGTCTCGACATGGCCGGCCAGGCGACGCTGGAAGCTCGGGTCCTCCGCGACCGTGACGACCACGTCGTACCAGCCTTCGAAACGGTCAAGCGGCAGCTGGAAGTCGCCATGCCCCTCCGGAGGAAGCACGCGGTGGGCCTTCTCGCCCGTGTACGCATCAAGCAAGGTCACGCTAGCGATCCGCGCGCCAGCATTCCGGACCGACAGTGAGAACGAGCCGTTGTCGTCGAATCCGTGTTCGCGTTCGGAATGGGCATCGACCGCCACGGCGCCCGAGCCAACGCTGCCCTTAAAGTGGCGCGTGAACCCGTTCGGGCCGTAGACGGTCAGGTCGTATGAGCCAGAGACCGTCCAGCTTCCCGACAGCTGCTTGCCGGCCTCGACCGTGTAGGTCCGGACCGGATCGGTGGTTTTGCCAGAGCGCACTTGGAACACTGCACCCGCGCTGCCGCTGTTGACGAAGCGCAGTTCGACCGTGTTGGTGAAAGCCCGGACCGCGCTGTAGACGTCCAGCTCGTAGGGCAAGGCGCGCGCCGGGCGGACGCCCTTTTCCTGCGGCGGAACGCCGATGATCACGTTGTTCGCCGTAAGATTGACGTTCGGCGGATTGACGGCGCCGGAAAGCTCTCCGATCGAAGGCAGGAAGTGCGTGGTGGACGGTAGATCTAGGCTCAGGACTCATTGATTGAGATAGAAGAGGACGGCGGCTGCGATGCAGATGGCGGAGAAGAAGGTGTGGGCGCATCGATCATAGCGGGTTGCGATGCGCCGCCAGTCCTTGAGCTTGGCGAACATGTTCTCGATTTTGTGACGCTGGCGGTAGAGCGTCTTGTCATAGGCAATGGGAAGCTTGCGGCTTCTGGTTGGCGGGATGCAGGGCTCGACGCCCCTGGCCTTCAGCGCGGCGCGGAACCAGTTGCTGTCGTAGCCCCTGTCGGCGATCAACATTGAAGCGGGCGGTAAAGCCTTGAGCATCAGCCGCGCGCCCTTGTGGTCGCTCATCTGGCCCTCCGAGAGCAACATGACGAGGGGCTTGCCGGCGCCGTCGCAAACGACGTGGAGCTTCGAGTTCAGTCCGCCTTTCGTGCGCCCGATACGGCGGGGAAGAGCCCCTTTTTGAGCAGGCTCGCCGCTGTGCGATGCGCCTTCAGATGCGTGGCGTCGATCATGATGCGCTCGGGCTTTGGACCTTCGCCAGCGAGCGCGGCGAATATGCGGTCGAAGACGCCGAGCCGGCTCCAGCGGATGAAGCGATTGTAAAGCGTCTTGTGCGGCCCGTAATCCTTGGGCGCATCTTTCCATTGCAGGCCGTTGCGGATCACATAGACGATTCCGCTGACCACCCGACGGTCGTCAACCCGCGGAACGCCATGCGACAGAGGAAAATGCGGCGCAAGCCGCGCCATCTGCCGCTCGCCCAACAAAAACAAATCACTCATCCCAGCCTCCCCATGCGGAGACCAGGAATCACATCTCAGGCAAATTTAATAGGTCCTGAGCCTAGATCGACCGTCTTGTCGTTCGGGTTCTTGAAGTTGAACACGGACGTCAGGTCGCCGCAGACGGCGCGGCGCCAGGGCGAGAGGTTGCGCTCGTGGACCCCGAAACGCTTCTCGATGAACTGGATCACCGAGGTATGATCGAAGACCTGCGAGTTCACATAGCCGCCCTTGCTCCAAGGCGAGATCACGAGGCACGGCACGCGGCTGCCGAGACCGATCGGGCCGTTCGGCGTCGAGGTCGTGACGATTTCGAGGCTGTAGTCGACCGTCGACGCGCCGAGGTCGGGCGCAGCGGGGAACGAGGACGTCGCCGGCGGCGAGGGCTGAACGAGGTGGTCGAAGCTGCCGTCGGCTTCGTCATAGTTGACGATGAAGACCGTCTTGCTGAACAAGTCGGGCTTCGACACTAGGATGTTGAGCACCTGAGAGATGTACCAGGCGCCATAATTGTTGGG
It contains:
- a CDS encoding SH3-like domain-containing protein — encoded protein: MSEGLGRAQKPPPSVVNAEGNEPLFKAGDAVKVSVRFPIGHFRVPNYIRGKRGFVESVIKPAAVNNEDEGFGLNAGVKRHYYRIAIPLKDLWPKYIGSPKDGLRIEVFETWLERN
- a CDS encoding nitrile hydratase subunit alpha — encoded protein: MKAHEHDHTPAPDASDSLNYYEIMETAIRELLVDKQVIGPGEIRRMLEVMDSRAPALGAKIVARAWVDLEFRALLLADGRAACEALGIDFFEDTQLMVLENTDKVHNMVVCTLCSCYPREILELPPDWYKLKPYRARAVFEPRAVLAEFGTIIPDDVEIRVSDSTAMVRFLVLPQRPEGTDGWSEERLAALVTRDAMIGVVKASIPETEHKSK
- a CDS encoding nitrile hydratase, whose amino-acid sequence is MTDSENLLKWLPTEMGGLEGGPIQRVEHEYAPWEKRCHALSVLLDIHKIISTEEKRRGVESLGSEIIGKLTYYERWIVAFANILFQKQILTPEELSKKMAEVEDRHLGHAHGAHG
- a CDS encoding phospholipase domain-containing protein translates to MIIGVPPQEKGVRPARALPYELDVYSAVRAFTNTVELRFVNSGSAGAVFQVRSGKTTDPVRTYTVEAGKQLSGSWTVSGSYDLTVYGPNGFTRHFKGSVGSGAVAVDAHSEREHGFDDNGSFSLSVRNAGARIASVTLLDAYTGEKAHRVLPPEGHGDFQLPLDRFEGWYDVVVTVAEDPSFQRRLAGHVETGRDSMSDPAMGGLVTLKA
- a CDS encoding IS5 family transposase, with the protein product MERCAQGLRAAQDALQSLHPLEPARRLRPHIRRARWRRSKARAHHDRRHASEGASHSGEPAQKGALPRRIGRTKGGLNSKLHVVCDGAGKPLVMLLSEGQMSDHKGARLMLKALPPASMLIADRGYDSNWFRAALKARGVEPCIPPTRSRKLPIAYDKTLYRQRHKIENMFAKLKDWRRIATRYDRCAHTFFSAICIAAAVLFYLNQ
- a CDS encoding alkaline phosphatase family protein gives rise to the protein MLYFAQYAAARTGTSLFDNACTGTQITSTQPPASAPAPAWEAWAESLLQPFKEDVKKGTLPQVTWLVAPAGYSEHASFPNNYGAWYISQVLNILVSKPDLFSKTVFIVNYDEADGSFDHLVQPSPPATSSFPAAPDLGASTVDYSLEIVTTSTPNGPIGLGSRVPCLVISPWSKGGYVNSQVFDHTSVIQFIEKRFGVHERNLSPWRRAVCGDLTSVFNFKNPNDKTVDLGSGPIKFA